Below is a genomic region from Nitrospira sp..
GCCGGCCTCTTTGAAGCCATCCTCCCCCAACAGAAACATGCACACGACTATACGATCCGCGCACGGGCTGCCGACGGCACCATCACGGAAGGCCACGATCCCTATGCCCTACCTCCGTTGCTGACCGATTTCGAGCTGCATCTGTTTTCAGAAGGCACGTTTTATCGAGCCTACGAATCGCTGGGCGCACACGTTCGCACGGCAGAAGGCATCACCGGCGTGCATTTCGTCGTCTGGGCGCCGAATGCCGCTCGCGTCAGTGTGGTCGGTGAATTCAATCGCTGGGACGGCCGTTGCCACCCGATGACTAATCGAGGATCGACGGGACTTTGGGAACTCTTCCTCCCCGACCTCCCCGATGGAAGCCTCTACAAATATGAGATTCGGCCGCGCGGCCAGGATGCCGTCTTGGTGAAGGCGGACCCCTACGCGTGCGCCAGTGAACTTCGTCCTCGCACCGCCTCGATCGTACGTGATCTCTCTGATTTCACCTGGCACGACGAAGCCTGGATGAACGCGCGCGCGCAGTGGAATCCCTTGCGCGCCCCCATCGCCATTTATGAAGCTCATCTCGGATCATGGATGCGGGTGCCGGAGGAAGAGAATCGTTGGCTCACCTATCATGAGCTGGCCTCTCGACTCATCTCCTATGTGAAGGACCTCGGCTACACCCATCTCGAACTCCTCCCCGTCACCGAGCACCCCTTCGACGGATCCTGGGGCTATCAAGCCACCGGCTATTTTTCTGCGACCAGCCGCTACGGGACGCCGGAAGACTTCATGGCGTTTGTCGATGCCGCCCATGCAGCCGGAATCGGAGTCATCATGGACTGGGCCCCCGCGCATTTCCCTGACGATCCGCATGGCCTCGCGTTTTTCGACGGCACTCATCTCTATGACCATGCCGACCCGCGCCTCGGCTATCACCCGGATTGGCACAGCCGGATCTTCAATTATGACCGTCCGGAAGTGCGCAACTTTCTCCTAAACAGTGCGCTCTTCTGGCTCGACCGGTATCACATCGACGGAATACGCGTAGACGCCGTCGCCTCGATGCTCTACCTCGACTACGGGCGCAAAGCCGGCGAGTGGATTCCCAATCAGTTCGGCGGCAATGAAAACCTCGGCGCTGTGACGCTGCTCAAGGAACTGAACGTCCTCGTTCATCGGGACTTCCCCGGTGCCATGACCATCGCAGAAGAATCCACTTCCTGGCCGGGTGTCTCACGCCCCACCTATACCGGCGGCCTGGGCTTTA
It encodes:
- the glgB gene encoding 1,4-alpha-glucan branching protein GlgB; this encodes MATPTALKQDDLERLIAGTHWNPRAILGPHPTTQALVIRAWLPFAESAQILPAGQTAPIQAKRIHEAGLFEAILPQQKHAHDYTIRARAADGTITEGHDPYALPPLLTDFELHLFSEGTFYRAYESLGAHVRTAEGITGVHFVVWAPNAARVSVVGEFNRWDGRCHPMTNRGSTGLWELFLPDLPDGSLYKYEIRPRGQDAVLVKADPYACASELRPRTASIVRDLSDFTWHDEAWMNARAQWNPLRAPIAIYEAHLGSWMRVPEEENRWLTYHELASRLISYVKDLGYTHLELLPVTEHPFDGSWGYQATGYFSATSRYGTPEDFMAFVDAAHAAGIGVIMDWAPAHFPDDPHGLAFFDGTHLYDHADPRLGYHPDWHSRIFNYDRPEVRNFLLNSALFWLDRYHIDGIRVDAVASMLYLDYGRKAGEWIPNQFGGNENLGAVTLLKELNVLVHRDFPGAMTIAEESTSWPGVSRPTYTGGLGFTFKWNMGWMHDTLDYFAHEAVHRKFHQNQMTFGLLYAFTENFVLVLSHDEVVHGKRSLIGKMPGDPWQQFANLRALYGYMYGHPGKKMLFMGNEFGQWREWNHDTSLDWHLCEYPPHHGLQRFVGDLNHLYRQEPALHRVDYEWNGFQWIDFNDAENSVIAFLRKGEDGSESILCIGNFTPVPRHHYRVGVPTAGHYRELLNSDAELYGGSNMGNSGGVRAEASPCHGLPYSLSLTLPPLSMLFFKLQPE